In Cervus canadensis isolate Bull #8, Minnesota unplaced genomic scaffold, ASM1932006v1 Scaffold_062, whole genome shotgun sequence, the sequence CATCTCTAGTGAGCACCTGGAGCCCATCACCCCCACCAAGAACAACAAGGTGAAGGTGATCCTGGGTGAGGATCGGGAAGCCACAGGTGTCCTGCTGAGCATCGATGGCGAGGATGGCATTGTCCGCATGGACCTTGACGAACAGCTCAAGATCTCAACCTCCGCTTCCTGGGGAAGCTCCTGGAGGCCTAAAAGCAGGCAGGGTGGACTTTGGCAGATAATCTGGCAGATGGAAAGCATCCCTCTTTCCATCCCTGGCCCTTGGCTCTGACTCGGGATCCAGGGCCAGGAGCAGGGCTAGCCTGGTGGTtcaggatttcttttattttcctttctgcgTTCCTATCTCCCTCCCTGATATTCATGGGAATCAGAGTAGAGTCTGGGGGAGGGTCCCCACCTTCTTATTCCCCACCTTCTCCAGCTTGCTTTTGTGTTACGGTCTTTCAATAAAAAACTGTttggtcaaaaaaataaaaataaaaaataaaagacgcttgctccttggaagaaaagctgtgaccaacctagacagcatattaaaaagcagagacgttactttgccaaacaaaggtccgtctactcaaggctatggtttttcctgtggtcatgtatggatgagagttggactgtgaagaaagctgagcgccgaagaattgatgcttttgaactgtggtgttggagaagagtcttgagagtcccttggactgcaaggagatccaaccagtccatcctaaaggagatcagtcctgggtgttcattggaaggactgacgctgaagctgaaactcgaatactttggccacttcatgcgaagagctgactcactggaaaacaccctgatgctgggagggattgggggcaggaggagaaggggacgacagaggatgagatggctggatggcatcaccgactcgatgggcatgagtttgagtaaactccgggagttggtgatggacagaggggcctggcgtgctgcgactcatggggtcacgaagagtcggacacgactgggcgactgaactgaactgaactgggtttaCAGGTGCTCGGATCCCGACTCTGACCCGGTGCTCGGAGCACAGTAGGACGTGAATGGATGGCCGAGGTGTGAACAGGAGTAACCTCACGACCTTTCGgcagccccacctccacccccaggctTCGATCCCGCggccccgcctccctctccccaccgcAGGCGCGCGGGCACCCCGCCAGGAGGCGTGCTCCTCGGCCGAGCGCGTCATTTTCCTGCCGGACGCTGGTGGCTCCCGAGCCGGTTCTCCCCGCCCGGTCCccgcctcgccccgccccgccggaAGGACGGTCTCGCCACCTCCAGAGcttggcggcggcggcgcggtggaggtggcggcggcggcggcgcagcTGGGACTGGGGctccgggcggcggcggcgcaggCATGGACTCCCGGCTGGACCAGGAGACGGCCCGGTGGCTGAAATGGGACAAGGTAAGGGGTCCCCTGGGGCCGGGAGCGCCCGGGAGACGTGCGGGGTCCCCTTTCCTGTGACGCGTGACGGTGCTTCTGGCCCTCCGCGCCCATCTCGCGGGCCCGAGCGGGTCCTGCCCGAAGGCGAAGGGGCGGCCGCCAGGCCTCGCCGGTGTGGCCGGTTTGTGGCCCATTCGAAGTTGGCCCGGAAGGGTCGTTCCGGAACCACACCCGCAGTCCTGCTGGCCGGGAGTGGGGGAGCGAGCCGGGCTCCGGGGTCTCGTCTGATAGAGGCGAGCGCGGGTTCCTGCCACTCTGCCCGCGGGGCTCGCCCTCTGCCGTGGGCGGTGCATCCCCCAGCGACCCAGAATTGTTCCCCTGTTCCTCGGGCTCCTGGGGACTTGGCAGAACGGCTTTCCCAGGCGCTTGGTTGCCAATAGAGGTGCCTTCCGTTGGGCCCGCTTGGCTTCTGGCGTTCTTGCTGGGAAGAAGATGGGGAGCCCCTTGGACACAGCACCCTAGCTTTTCACTCTCCGAGGTGTCGGAGCAGGGACCCAGCTCCAGACACCATACCCAGTCTTCTTTCTAACCTAGGTCTCTCAGTTCCCATTTGTTCTGTCTCTTGCATCTGTTTGCATTCCTGGAAGTTTCCTGTTCTGCTTAACTTGTTTCTCCTGTCCTTGACTCATGTTTCAGGTCTGAACTTAAATGTGGCTTATTCACCTGAATTATGTCTTTCTAATACTCTCCTTAAACATACTGTTCTTCTCCCTCATACCTCTTACAGAGATGggccaaaaacagaaaaacttgcTTGTGGTTTTATTTATCAATGTCTATCTCCAGGGCTGACTTCAAAGACATGAGATTCACTGGGTTGCACAACACCTGTTCTCCTAGGAGGGCCCAGCACTTGGTTTAATATTCTGTCCcactttaaaattcttcaaaatattttgaacgAAGAGTCCCTTTTTTGTTTTGCACTGGGCCCCAGCAAATCACGTAGCAGGTGCTGCCCGCCTGTTCACTAACTTGCCTGGTCCATAGGCCTGCACAGTGGTGGAGGCCTGGGGTGTTGAGTCAGTGAGgacttccccttccccctccggCCCCTGCCCAGGCAGCGCCAGTACAGACGGTTTCTGGGTGCTATGAGCAACTTCCTATTCTTGTAATTCTTTGGAGGT encodes:
- the LOC122436510 gene encoding myosin-K heavy chain-like; the protein is MDGRGFDPAAPPPSPHRRRAGTPPGGVLLGRARHFPAGRWWLPSRFSPPGPRLAPPRRKDGLATSRAWRRRRGGGGGGGGAAGTGAPGGGGAGMDSRLDQETARWLKWDKNPLTLESVKQLIAAGNTEELQKCFCARMEFGTAGLRAAMGAGISHMNDLTIIQTTQVPHFYTS